A single genomic interval of Scyliorhinus canicula chromosome 15, sScyCan1.1, whole genome shotgun sequence harbors:
- the tomm6 gene encoding mitochondrial import receptor subunit TOM6 homolog: protein MAAPKKGEAACPRGLGDLLRAAWALATDRSDFRRNLIVNLGLFAAGVYIARNLSDIDLMAPQPVA, encoded by the exons atggcggctcccaagAAAGGCGAGGCGGCCTGTCCGCGCGGCCTGGGCGACCTGCTGAGAGCGGCCTGGGCCCTGGCCACCGACAGGAGCGACTTCAGGAG GAACTTGATCGTAAACCttgggttgtttgctgcaggcgTTTACATTGCCCGAAACCTATCGGACATTGATTTGATGGCACCTCAGCCTGTGGCATAA